In Terriglobus aquaticus, the genomic window ATCTTTTTCGTCGTGCTGCTCTACCTGGGCTCGCGACTGCAGTTGGTGCAGTTCGACATACTGTTGCTCCGTGACCCGATGGTGGCGCCCGCGTGGGAGCGGCACGGCCCGCACACGTGGCGATGGGCAGGCCTGAAGGTCGTCATTATGATCGGCACGGTCATTGTGCTGCTGCCGCTGCTCATCCCGGCAATCCCGATCTTCGTGGCGTTCTTCAAGGCGGCGCAACCGACGGCAGGTTCTACGCCAGTGCCACTCTCGGGGATTCACTGGGGCGCGTTTTTCGTGGCCTTCGCCGAGGTGTTCGCGATCGTGATAGCAGCGGTGCTGCTCATCCGCTTCGTAACATCGCTGGTGCTGCCGGGCGTGGCGCTGGAGGACCTCCGGTTCGGCGACGCTCTGCGCCGTGGATGGGACATCTTCCGCACCGACGTGCCGGGCATGCTGTGGTTTGCCGTGCTGCAGCCCTTGTTTCTGATGTTGATGGGCCTGATGCTTGGCCTTGGGCTGCTGCTGATGTTTGCCGTGCTGGCGCTGCCCTTCGGCCTGCTGGGTTATCTGGTGTGGCACTCGGTGCACGCCGCCGGAACGGCCGCCTGGTTCCTGATGGGAACGCTGGGCGTTGTCGCAGGCGTGATTATTCTGGCGATCATGGGCTGCGCCTACCTGGCGACCGCGGGCACGCTGCTGATGTTTGCGCGGGCGTGGAGCCTGTATTTTCTGGGCGGAAGATACCCCCTGCTGGGGCAATACCTGGAGCCCGGACCGGCAGTGCCGGTCTGGACGCCGCCGCCCTCACTGCCGCGAGATGAAGACAGCGGCGGTCCGGGATTTCCGGCCAATCCAGCGCTGGCCTGAGCTGGACATCGAGGCGTATCAGGGCGCTGGAGATCGTCGCCAATAATCCCTAACGAAAACAGAAAAGGGCACAGCATACGCTGTGCCCTTGTTCTCTGCGCCCGTTCTCCGGGCTTCTTTCGATCCGGCGACTACGCCTTGGCAAGTTCGGCGATCTTGTCTTCGCTGGGCTTCAGGTAGTCGGCTTCAGAGATCTTGCCGTACTGTACGCCGGCTCCGCCCTCGGCGTTGACGAAAGTCACGTCTGTAATCCCGATGAAGCCGAGGATGTGCTGCAGATAGGGGTTCAGGTAGTTAAAGTTCTCCGTCGGCGTGCCCTTCACGTAAGCGCCTGCGCTGGCGACGATCACCGTGACCTTTTTGCCGTTCAGTTGGCCGACCGGCCCCTTGTCGGTGTAGTTCACCGTGACGCCGACGCGGACCACGTGGTCGATCCAGGCCTTCAGCACCGCCGGCACCGTGAAGTTGTACATGGGCGTGGTGATCAGGATGTGATCGGCGGCTTTGACTTCCGCGATGTACTCGTCGGAGAGCTTGAGGGCTGCCTTGTGCGCGTCGGTCTGCTGATCGGGAGCGCTGAATGCGCCCTGGATCCACTGGATGTCGACGTACGTGGGCTGGTTCACCGCGAGGTCACGCTCGGCAACGGAGCCGCCGGAATGAGCGGACTTCCAGGCTTCGGTGAAAGTGTCGCCGAGGCGGCGGGAGTAGGAGGCGTTGCCGCGAGGGCTGACGTCGATGCGAAGAAGAGATGCCATGCTGGTGCTCCGGAGGTCAGTTGATCGTTCGATTTCGAACTATCAGGTTGGATGGCAGGAGCGCCGGGCGCGGTGCAGGGAAATTCGTGTGAATTCCTGCCGCGGTAACCCAGCAGGCAGGGGGCGGGGCGGCCGATTACGAGCGAGCGGTATCTCTATGCGGACTTGAGGTTCGGGCCGATGGCCAGGACGAAGTAACTGGCCGTGGTGGTACCGGTGTTGCGCATGCCGTGCAGCACGTTGGAGGCAGCGTACAGGATGTCGCCGGGGCCGGCGGGTTCGCGCTTACCGTCGACCAGCCAGTCCACCTGTCCCTCGCGGATGAAGATAAATTCCTCATGCTCGTGCTGGTGCGGCGGATGGGGTTGCAGCCCGGCACCCAGGGTGCTGTTGTGCAGTTCGACACCTTCGCCGGTGGGCAGCGTGCCGTGGGTGACGGCCTGGGAGCTGCCGACTGCTGACGTCTTGATGGGGAGCTGGTTTGCCCGGAAAATCGTGTTATCCCGCAACAGAGCAGTGCCGCTGGGCAGGTGATCGGCGACGGCGCCATCCACGTGCTGGGCCTGTTGCGCGACCGCGGAGGTTTCGGCCAGGCGCGCAAGGGCGGCCAGAGCGGGCAAGGAGAGGCAAAGATCGCGGCGGCTGGTCATAGCTCGGCAGCATACACGCTGCGCAGGACGGTCGTCGCGCAGACGGGTGAGCGCCGATCAGGCCGGAAGGCCGGGATTCGTCTTCGATTCCGCCGGGGCTTTGCTCTTCAGGCGGAGCCATTCCAGCGGGCTGCAGTTGTCGGCGGCAACGGTAAACGGTTCCGTGCTGTGCACGCCGGTTGCCCCCATGTGGGTGTGCTGACGGCGCAACGCTTCGCCAACAATCCGCCGCACCTGCATGCGGCTGACCAGGTTTTCGGCCCTGGCGAGAATCAGGAAGCCTTCTCCGCAAACAGGACAGCGGAGGTCGTTGTAGGTGTGAGACAAGAGGCAGGTAATCGACATCGGTACAAGCTCCAACCGAACAAGAAGTGCTGGGGTACTCCAGTCTTCGGCATAGCCCGTAGCAACGCGATTGCACTTCCGAGCCGCCCGGGTGCAACGCCCGGGGGCTCGGCTATACCACCCGCACCCGGCGCCTGCCACTTCGGTGGGTGTCTTTGTCGCGAAGCAGGGCACCGGACGCGGAGCGGCCAAGTATTCTGTTGGGTGTGAGCGACGCAACCATTCAAATTACCCTGCCCGACGGCAGCACCCGCGATGTGCCCCGGGGCACCACGCCGTTTCAGATTGCGCAGAGCATCTCGCCCCGGCTGGCGGAAGCCGTGGTGGTGGCGAAGATCCGGTCGGCTGCCGCGACGACCGAAGGCGCAGAGGAACAGACCGACGCCGCGCACGGCGGAGCGCAGACCGAAGAAGCCATGTACAGCGACGTGGCCACCGCAGAGCGTGTGGTCGATCTTGCCGAGCCGCTGCAGGAGTCTGTCCACCTGTGGCTGCTGAAGGAGACCGACCCCGAAGCTCTGCGGGTGGTGAGGCACTCGGCCGCACACGTCATGGCGACGGCGATCACGGAGTTGTTCCCCGAGGTGAAGCTGGGCCACGGGCCGGCGACGGACCACGGCTTCTTCTATGACATTCTGCGAGAGAAGCCGTTCACGCCGGAGGACCTGATCGCCATCGAAGCGCGCATGGCCGAAGTGGTGGCGCGCAACGAGCCGTTCCGCCACGAGTGGATCGGCCATGAGGAAGCGCTGAAGGGCTACGAAGAGCAAGGCGACTTCATGAAGGTGCACTTCGTTTCGAAGTTCACCAAGCCGGGCGAGAATGTCAGCTTCTACCGCAACGGCGAGTTCCTGGATTTTTGCCGAGGACCGCACGTTCCGACCACAGGCCGCGTTCGCGCCTTCAAGGTGATGAACCTGGCGGGCGCGTACTGGTTGGGCGACGAGAAAAATCCGCAGTTGCAACGCCTGTACGGCACGGCGTTCTTCCAGAAGAAGGAGTTGGACGCGCACTTCAAGCACCTGGAAGAGATCAAGGCGCGCGACCACCGCGTCATCGGCAAGCAGCTTGACCTGTTCAGCATCCAGGAGATCGCCGGCGCCGGCCTCATCTTCTGGCATCCCAAGGGCGCCATCATCCGCAAGGAGATGGAAGACTGGATGCGCGCGGAGTGCCTGCGCCGCGGCTACGACCTGGTGGTTACGCCACACGTTATGCGTCGCGAGCTGTGGAAGATCAGCGGCCACGAGGGTTTCTACGGCGACAACATGTACTCGCCCATGGAATTGGATGACGCCGAGTACCGGCTGAAGCCGATGAACTGCCCGGGCCACATTCTTATCTACAAGAACTCGCCCAAGAGCTACCGCGACCTGCCGGTGCGCTACGCCGAACTGGGCAACGTGTATCGCTACGAGCGCTCGGGCACCATGCACGGCCTGCTGCGCGTGCGCGGCTTTACGCAGGACGATGCGCACATCTTCTGCACGCCGGGTCAGATCGAAGACGAGATTGTCGCCTGCGTCGAGTTCGCGGAGGAAGTGCTGAAGAAGTTCGGCTTTGCCGAGTTCAAGGTCGAGCTATCGACGTGGGACGCCAGCAAGCCGCAGGATTACACGGGCGCGCCGGAAGACTGGCAGGTGGCCATCGACTCGCTGAAGTCGGCGCTCGGGCGGAAGGGCATTCCGTACCGCGAGATCCCGGGCGAGGCCGCCTTCTACGGTCCCAAGATCGACGTGAAGCTGGTCGACGTTCTGGGTCGGCTGTGGCAGTTGTCGACGGTGCAGTTCGACTTCAACCTGCCGAAGCGCTTCGAACTGGAGTACACGGGCGAGGACGGCGAGAAGCACCAGCCGGTGATGGTTCACCGTGCGCTGTTTGGCTCGGTCGAGCGCTTCTTCGGCGTGCTCATCGAGCACTACGCGGGCGCGTTCCCACTGTGGCTCGCGCCGGTGCAGGTGGGCCTGGTGCCCATCAGCGAAAAGCACCTCGACTACGCGGCCGAGGTGAAGGCCGAACTGGAAGCAGCTGGTCTGCGCGTGGAACTGGACGCTCGCAACGAAAAGATGAACGCCAAAATCCGCGAGTTCGGCTTGCAGAAGGTGCCGTTTGTCCTCGTGATGGGCGACAAGGAATCGGCGGCGAAGGCAGTCAGCGTTCGCACACGCGGCGTAGGCGATCAGGGTTCGGTGCCGCTGAGCGAGTTCGTCGCGCGTGCAGCCGGCTTGCTGCAGGAGAAGAGCGCAACGTTGTAGGTGTCGTGCAACGAAGAACGGAGCCGCCTGTTGCGGCTCCGTTCCTCGTTGCGGGTAAGCTAGCGGGCCAGTTCGGCTTCGATGGCGACGGTGATTGGCTGCGCCAACGGCAACGTGTCGGGTGAGAAGCGGGCGACCACCTGCCCGGTGCGGCTGACGAGGAATTTCTCGAAGTTCCACAGCAGTTCGGGCTCGGCGTTGGGTTCCACACCGAACTCCACCAGGTGCTGACGCCAGGCGTGCTTGCCCTCACCAGCTGCGGTGGGCTGCTGCGCGATCAGTTCGGCGAACAGCGGATGCTTTTCGGGGCCGACGACCTGAATTTTCGAGAACATGGGAAAGCTGACGCCGAAGTTGCCTGTGCAGAACTTCTGGATTTCCTGGTCGGTGCCGGGCTCCTGCTGGCCGAAGTCGTTGGCCGGAAAGCCGAGTACATTGAAGCCGCGGTCTCCGTAGCGCTTCTGCAAATGTTCGAGGCCCTCGTACTGCTCCGTCAGACCACATTGGCTGGCAACGTTGACGACCAGCAGCACCTGTCCGCGAAAATCGGCCATGGAGCCGACGCTGCCGTCGATGCGAGTGATCGGGATGGTGTAGATATCCAGAGGCATGGGGCTAGGATAGCGGCGACAGACCGGTGTTGAAGCGCAGAAGTGTTCAGCGAGGAAGAGCAGGGATCACAGGCCCCTGCCCTCTCACACTCAAAAACAGATGTGCCCCCGCTTCAGCGGAGTGAGGGATCGGGTGCTTGCCTACGCGGCGATGGTGGACTTGCGGCGCTTCTTCTTGTAAGCGACAAGGTCGTCCTGCCAGGAGCCAAGGGCTGCCGCGAGAGGCGCATCTTCGCCCAGCGGAGCGAGCTTGCTGAGCCTGCGAATCGCTTCGCCAAAGCTCGAGGCCGGCTTGCCCGAATTCATCGTGGCGGAGGCGGTGCCGTCGAGCAGGGCAGTGTCGGTGGCCAGGCGGCTCTCCGCGGCAACCGTCTGGTTCGGTGCAAGCGTGACCTCGGTGCGCGGATCGACCCAGCCTTCGGGTCGCAAGCAGCGCGGCAGTTCGTGGTCGGCGTACTCCACTCCGTTTGCATGCAGAGTGCGTGCTGTCGAGATGAGGGCGTCGCGCTTGGTGACCAGCTTGCGAATCGCGGCGTCACGCAAGGCTTGGGTGTCGAACGCTTCGTGCTTGTTGAGGTGAACTAACTTGCGGTCGTACAGATCGATCTCGCGATGGAGATCGCGGAGGAAGTACTTATCTTGCACAATGGTGCGCATCTCTGGATGCTCCTGTGATGTGGCGGGAAAAGTAGCAGAAATGACTGCAGGCAGGCCGGCATGGATGAGTTCGGCCTGCGGATATGTAGTGAGATGCCGATTTCGCGGGACGCAACAGCACTCCCCGGAACTTTTTGTGCATGAAAAGACACAGGGGCGGCCCGAAGGCCGCCCCTGTGGTGATCCGTGTGTGAGCCGGAGGCCCGTTAACTATGCTGCCTGGACGTTCTCAGCCTGCCAGCCCTTGGGTCCCTTGACCACGTTGAACTGGACGCGCTGACCTTCCTGCAAAGAGCGGAAGCCCTGTGCCTGGATGGCGGTGTGGTGGACGAATACGTCCTCACCGTTGTCGCGCGAGATAAAGCCGAAGCCCTTGGCATCGTTGAACCACTTCACAGTACCCTGTTCCATCGCGTTTCCCTGTCCTCAATTGAGTGCTTTGCAAGTTTTCGCTTCAAATCCAGTACGGCCTTTGCAAGTGCGTTTGGGCAGGGCTAGCAAATTACCAAGACTGATTCGAACGATTTCGCACAGCGTACCACAGAAGTAGCAGGGCGCGGTTGACAAATTTCGCTGGTACGGAGTCCAACGCGCGCCCGGGAACAGGATGAGAAAGCGACTAGGCGGTACGCCGGCGAATGAGGTGGTACAGCGCCAGCAGGATCAGAGCGCCGATGACCGACATGATGAAGCCGGCGGGCTGACCGGGCTGATACAGACCAATGGCCTGACCCAGGTAGCTGCCCACGAACGATCCGGCAATGCCGAGCAGGGCAGTGATGATGAAGCCGCCTGGATCCTTGCCGGGCATGAGGAGCTTGGCGACGACACCGATGATGAGGCCGATGATGAGCGTAACGATGATCCCGTGGTGCATGGGCAGATCTCCTGGAGGAAAAGTCTTGCAACCAACCGCTGCGCAGATAAGAGGTGGAAACCTGTCGGGACGTTGGATTGCTCCAGGGCGGAACGCATTATTCGAGGGCGATGGCCTTCGTTTCAGGCACCATGGCCAGCCCGGCAAGCGTGAGCACCGCGGAGCCGGTCAGGTACCAGCCAACCGACTGCAGGCCGTAGCGCTGCGCCAGCCAGGTGGCAATATACGGTGCCAGCGAGGCTCCGAGGATGCCGGCGAGCGAGAACGCGAGCGAGGCCCCGGTGTATCGGACGGCGGTCGGGAACAGTTCGCTGATGACGGTGCCCAGCGGGCCATAGGTAAGGCCCATCAGAGTTAGTCCGATGATCAGCATGGCTGCGGCCCCGGAGGTTCCATGCTGGAAAAGCGGAGCGAGAACAAAACCGAAAATGCCGATGGCGACGGTTACGGCGGCCATGACGCGGCGACGTCCGCGCTCAGCCAGGATGGCGCTAATGGGAATGGTTGCCGCGAAGAAAACCACTCCCAGTAGTTGCAACAGAAGAAAGGTTTCGCGCGGGATGTGCAGCGCGGTCGTACCCCAACTGAGCGAGAAGACGATCATCAAGTAGAACAGGACGAACGTGGCGAGCGCGACCAGAACGCCCGCAATCAGCGGTCGCGTGTGCGACCGGACCACGGAGAAGAACGGCACCTTCACCTGCTCATGCTGCGCCAGCGCCTTGCTGAAGGCCGGCGTCTCCGTGATGGTCTGGCGAACGTAGAGGCCCAGCAGAACGAGGATGGCGGAAGCAAGGAACGGCAGTCGCCATCCCCAGGCCAGGAACTTCGCGTTGGGCATGTTGTGGCTCAGCAGGAGAAAGACCGCGCCGGAGAGCGCGAAGCCGACTGGCGCTCCAAGCTGGGGGAACATGCCGTACCAGGCGCGCTTGCCGGGTGGTGCGTTTTCCACTGCAAGCAGGACGGCGCCGCCCCACTCGCCACCCAGGCCAAGGCCCTGGCCGAAACGGAACAGCGCCAGCAGAAGAGGCGCGGCAAGGCCGATGGTGGGGTAGCCCGGAAGGCAGCCGATGAGCACGGTGGACAGGCCCATGGTGCCGAGCGCAAGAACCAGCGTCACCTTGCGGCCGACGCGGTCGCCGAAATGTCCGAAGAGCGCGGAGCCGATGGGCCGCGCGATGAACGCGACGCCGAACGTGGCGAAGCTGAGCAGCACCTGCGTCGCGGGGTCGCTCTTCGGGAAGAAGAGGCTCGGAAAGATGAGCACCGCGGCTGTGGCGTAGATGTAGAAGTCGAAGAACTCGATCGCGGTGCCGATGAGGGAGGCGAACAGGACCTGCGCGGGCCGGTTAATGGGCCGGGCGTTCAGTTGAGCTTCGTGCATAGGGTATCTTCGCATCGCTCCCGTGCTGCGCTGCGGGCAGATGTGAAAAGCGGGCGGCCGCAGAGGATTTTTCGTTGCTTTCAGGTTCCGGCGATGGCATGCTCCGAGTGCGCGACGGGCGCATGAGCGTCATTACGCTGCATCCGTGGAGGACCGATGAGACTCAGGATTGTATTGCCCGCACTG contains:
- a CDS encoding DUF7544 domain-containing protein, translating into MRVYSAGEAIGPAWEHTKALMWRDRRWGRLLKLALVAFGAELGTSFNFNLNGFRNHGTGHAVAAVMAGVAVVVLFLALIFFVVLLYLGSRLQLVQFDILLLRDPMVAPAWERHGPHTWRWAGLKVVIMIGTVIVLLPLLIPAIPIFVAFFKAAQPTAGSTPVPLSGIHWGAFFVAFAEVFAIVIAAVLLIRFVTSLVLPGVALEDLRFGDALRRGWDIFRTDVPGMLWFAVLQPLFLMLMGLMLGLGLLLMFAVLALPFGLLGYLVWHSVHAAGTAAWFLMGTLGVVAGVIILAIMGCAYLATAGTLLMFARAWSLYFLGGRYPLLGQYLEPGPAVPVWTPPPSLPRDEDSGGPGFPANPALA
- a CDS encoding FMN-dependent NADH-azoreductase, with product MASLLRIDVSPRGNASYSRRLGDTFTEAWKSAHSGGSVAERDLAVNQPTYVDIQWIQGAFSAPDQQTDAHKAALKLSDEYIAEVKAADHILITTPMYNFTVPAVLKAWIDHVVRVGVTVNYTDKGPVGQLNGKKVTVIVASAGAYVKGTPTENFNYLNPYLQHILGFIGITDVTFVNAEGGAGVQYGKISEADYLKPSEDKIAELAKA
- a CDS encoding cupin domain-containing protein, producing the protein MTSRRDLCLSLPALAALARLAETSAVAQQAQHVDGAVADHLPSGTALLRDNTIFRANQLPIKTSAVGSSQAVTHGTLPTGEGVELHNSTLGAGLQPHPPHQHEHEEFIFIREGQVDWLVDGKREPAGPGDILYAASNVLHGMRNTGTTTASYFVLAIGPNLKSA
- the thrS gene encoding threonine--tRNA ligase; its protein translation is MSDATIQITLPDGSTRDVPRGTTPFQIAQSISPRLAEAVVVAKIRSAAATTEGAEEQTDAAHGGAQTEEAMYSDVATAERVVDLAEPLQESVHLWLLKETDPEALRVVRHSAAHVMATAITELFPEVKLGHGPATDHGFFYDILREKPFTPEDLIAIEARMAEVVARNEPFRHEWIGHEEALKGYEEQGDFMKVHFVSKFTKPGENVSFYRNGEFLDFCRGPHVPTTGRVRAFKVMNLAGAYWLGDEKNPQLQRLYGTAFFQKKELDAHFKHLEEIKARDHRVIGKQLDLFSIQEIAGAGLIFWHPKGAIIRKEMEDWMRAECLRRGYDLVVTPHVMRRELWKISGHEGFYGDNMYSPMELDDAEYRLKPMNCPGHILIYKNSPKSYRDLPVRYAELGNVYRYERSGTMHGLLRVRGFTQDDAHIFCTPGQIEDEIVACVEFAEEVLKKFGFAEFKVELSTWDASKPQDYTGAPEDWQVAIDSLKSALGRKGIPYREIPGEAAFYGPKIDVKLVDVLGRLWQLSTVQFDFNLPKRFELEYTGEDGEKHQPVMVHRALFGSVERFFGVLIEHYAGAFPLWLAPVQVGLVPISEKHLDYAAEVKAELEAAGLRVELDARNEKMNAKIREFGLQKVPFVLVMGDKESAAKAVSVRTRGVGDQGSVPLSEFVARAAGLLQEKSATL
- a CDS encoding glutathione peroxidase, with translation MPLDIYTIPITRIDGSVGSMADFRGQVLLVVNVASQCGLTEQYEGLEHLQKRYGDRGFNVLGFPANDFGQQEPGTDQEIQKFCTGNFGVSFPMFSKIQVVGPEKHPLFAELIAQQPTAAGEGKHAWRQHLVEFGVEPNAEPELLWNFEKFLVSRTGQVVARFSPDTLPLAQPITVAIEAELAR
- a CDS encoding cold-shock protein; its protein translation is MEQGTVKWFNDAKGFGFISRDNGEDVFVHHTAIQAQGFRSLQEGQRVQFNVVKGPKGWQAENVQAA
- a CDS encoding GlsB/YeaQ/YmgE family stress response membrane protein; its protein translation is MHHGIIVTLIIGLIIGVVAKLLMPGKDPGGFIITALLGIAGSFVGSYLGQAIGLYQPGQPAGFIMSVIGALILLALYHLIRRRTA
- a CDS encoding MFS transporter: MHEAQLNARPINRPAQVLFASLIGTAIEFFDFYIYATAAVLIFPSLFFPKSDPATQVLLSFATFGVAFIARPIGSALFGHFGDRVGRKVTLVLALGTMGLSTVLIGCLPGYPTIGLAAPLLLALFRFGQGLGLGGEWGGAVLLAVENAPPGKRAWYGMFPQLGAPVGFALSGAVFLLLSHNMPNAKFLAWGWRLPFLASAILVLLGLYVRQTITETPAFSKALAQHEQVKVPFFSVVRSHTRPLIAGVLVALATFVLFYLMIVFSLSWGTTALHIPRETFLLLQLLGVVFFAATIPISAILAERGRRRVMAAVTVAIGIFGFVLAPLFQHGTSGAAAMLIIGLTLMGLTYGPLGTVISELFPTAVRYTGASLAFSLAGILGASLAPYIATWLAQRYGLQSVGWYLTGSAVLTLAGLAMVPETKAIALE